In Lujinxingia sediminis, a single genomic region encodes these proteins:
- a CDS encoding outer membrane beta-barrel domain-containing protein, with the protein MMKSNRRWPLVFALALCAFYLPHAPAEAAEGEEIAAIDSGPIVRRQLLHRSARFELQPMATFSMNDAYVRNVMAGVSGTYYLNNVFGLGASFQYGALHPATNLRENLEATLADNGELGRLDSLSYSYLGWAADVGFSYVPIFGKFSVMNSLFSHYDLHLFGGMVIVNEGVEGSSEGVIVDDGIAGIRPGGYFGGGLRFFMSDMFALNVQVRNYLYNRAEISSGNANPQLSNTVMLSVGLGIFLPGEVKISR; encoded by the coding sequence ATGATGAAGTCGAATCGACGCTGGCCCCTGGTCTTCGCCCTTGCGCTGTGCGCGTTTTATCTGCCGCACGCTCCTGCTGAAGCCGCTGAGGGCGAAGAGATCGCCGCAATTGACAGCGGCCCCATTGTTCGCCGCCAGCTCTTGCACCGCTCCGCGCGCTTTGAGTTGCAGCCGATGGCGACGTTCAGCATGAACGATGCCTACGTGCGCAACGTCATGGCCGGGGTCAGCGGGACCTACTACCTTAATAACGTGTTTGGGCTGGGGGCGTCGTTTCAGTACGGGGCGCTGCATCCGGCAACCAACCTGCGCGAGAACCTGGAGGCAACGCTTGCCGACAATGGAGAGCTCGGTCGCCTGGATTCGTTGAGCTACTCCTACCTGGGGTGGGCGGCAGACGTCGGCTTTAGCTACGTGCCGATCTTCGGAAAATTCTCGGTGATGAACTCGCTCTTCTCGCACTACGACCTGCACCTCTTCGGCGGTATGGTCATTGTGAATGAGGGCGTTGAGGGGAGCTCCGAAGGTGTGATCGTCGATGATGGAATCGCCGGTATTCGCCCGGGTGGCTACTTCGGAGGCGGGCTTCGTTTCTTTATGAGCGATATGTTCGCGCTTAACGTGCAGGTTCGAAACTACCTCTACAATCGCGCCGAGATCAGCAGCGGTAACGCCAACCCGCAGCTCTCAAACACCGTGATGCTCTCGGTGGGCCTGGGGATCTTCCTCCCGGGCGAGGTTAAGATCTCGCGCTGA
- a CDS encoding outer membrane beta-barrel domain-containing protein, which produces MPHRSFAARHLLALAALGSATVLSSPVSAQDSVQEFSDTIHVIQRRPVLQKKRLDLSPRFGVNVNDSIYRNFRVGANLNFHFSERFYAGALFDWYDFGEVIGGPTQSFRDVDTEARASTDAAYLNWAGGAEVGFAPLVGKFALFNRGLFFYDVSVSAGVLFANSASIARPSGQSGLAGTAALTTRVFLNDWMALNLEVRDTIYNAQLRGLPDGALTHSVSVGAGLSLYVPTAFEYSDSEEPAQR; this is translated from the coding sequence ATGCCGCACCGTAGTTTCGCCGCTCGCCATCTGCTCGCGTTGGCTGCCCTGGGCAGCGCCACAGTCTTGAGTTCGCCCGTGAGCGCTCAGGATAGCGTGCAGGAGTTCTCCGACACCATTCACGTCATCCAACGCCGGCCGGTGCTTCAGAAGAAGCGTCTGGATCTCTCGCCGCGCTTCGGTGTGAACGTCAATGACTCCATCTATCGGAACTTCCGTGTCGGAGCGAACCTCAACTTCCACTTCAGCGAGCGCTTCTACGCCGGGGCGCTCTTTGACTGGTATGACTTTGGAGAGGTGATCGGCGGGCCGACCCAGAGCTTCCGCGATGTGGACACCGAGGCGCGGGCGAGCACCGATGCGGCCTACCTGAATTGGGCGGGCGGCGCGGAGGTGGGTTTTGCGCCGCTGGTCGGGAAGTTCGCGCTCTTTAACCGCGGGCTTTTCTTTTACGATGTGTCGGTCTCGGCCGGGGTGCTCTTTGCGAACTCCGCGTCGATTGCGCGTCCCTCGGGCCAGAGCGGCCTGGCGGGCACCGCGGCGCTGACTACCCGGGTGTTTCTGAATGACTGGATGGCGCTGAACCTGGAGGTTCGCGACACCATCTACAACGCCCAGCTGCGTGGGTTGCCTGACGGAGCGCTGACCCACTCGGTGTCGGTCGGTGCGGGGTTGAGCCTGTACGTGCCCACCGCCTTTGAATACTCCGATAGCGAAGAGCCCGCGCAGCGCTGA
- the ftsY gene encoding signal recognition particle-docking protein FtsY: protein MSETLLSSATTLTLIGQAAEVEAVNWLPIVLVAVVLIAVVALLLFLRKGGEKPGDRPRAEPPERGQAPTADLLEDRDEVDAPVEIHEGMTLAEIKRAKRARVKGEGARRETAAEATERSARDHAETEAPAEEPSDEVSEAPAEASSEEVSEAPAEASSEEVSEAPAEASSEEVSEAPAEAPAEHALKKALTGLPRPKAKSPEREEPEEGAGLGEESSISLPKPRPQAERTKSGAGTLPKPKLPKPAPKPAPAPKAEEVAADLATEVEAPAAKPSELEKPSAPEPASLRDGLQKTRTGFVDRLGKLFSADTIPDDLIDEVEEILFTADIGAKIAQRIIDTVEDELSGDEKRDPAAIWGKIRAYCEEILSKHESAIDFDAHKPFVMLVIGVNGVGKTTTIGKIASKLKREGKSVMLVAGDTFRAAAVEQLDVWAKRTNIPIHRGEDNADPASVIYAGIEKGIAENADVIICDTAGRLHTKVNLLDELGKIGRVTGKALDGAPHETILVLDANTGQNAIQQASMFKEACDISGVVLTKLDGTAKGGVILGICDELDAPVRYIGIGEGVEDLRAFNSSEFVEALFM from the coding sequence ATGAGTGAGACGCTTTTGAGCAGCGCGACGACGTTGACGTTGATTGGACAGGCCGCCGAAGTTGAGGCGGTGAACTGGCTGCCGATCGTGCTGGTAGCCGTGGTGCTGATCGCGGTGGTGGCGCTGCTGCTCTTTTTGCGAAAAGGCGGCGAGAAGCCCGGCGATCGACCTCGGGCCGAGCCGCCGGAGCGTGGTCAGGCACCGACGGCTGATCTTCTCGAAGATCGCGACGAGGTCGACGCTCCGGTGGAGATCCACGAGGGGATGACCCTGGCCGAGATCAAGCGCGCCAAACGCGCGCGGGTCAAAGGTGAAGGCGCGCGTCGAGAGACAGCGGCTGAGGCCACTGAGCGTTCAGCACGTGATCACGCCGAGACCGAAGCGCCGGCCGAGGAGCCATCGGACGAGGTGAGCGAAGCGCCGGCCGAGGCATCTTCGGAAGAGGTGAGCGAAGCGCCGGCCGAGGCATCTTCGGAAGAGGTGAGCGAAGCGCCGGCCGAGGCATCTTCGGAAGAGGTGAGCGAAGCGCCGGCCGAGGCGCCCGCCGAGCATGCGCTGAAGAAGGCGCTCACCGGGCTTCCGCGCCCCAAAGCGAAGTCGCCTGAGCGCGAAGAGCCTGAGGAGGGCGCAGGGCTTGGTGAGGAAAGCTCCATCTCGCTTCCTAAACCTCGCCCCCAGGCTGAGCGTACGAAGAGCGGTGCGGGCACGTTGCCAAAGCCCAAACTTCCCAAACCGGCGCCGAAGCCGGCACCTGCCCCGAAGGCCGAAGAGGTGGCCGCCGACCTTGCGACCGAAGTAGAAGCGCCGGCGGCAAAGCCCTCCGAGCTTGAGAAGCCCTCGGCGCCCGAGCCCGCGTCGCTTCGCGACGGTCTGCAGAAGACCCGCACCGGATTTGTGGACCGCCTTGGCAAGCTCTTCAGCGCGGACACGATCCCCGATGACCTTATTGATGAGGTTGAGGAGATCCTCTTTACGGCCGATATCGGCGCGAAGATCGCCCAGCGCATCATCGACACCGTCGAGGACGAGCTCTCCGGTGACGAGAAGCGCGACCCGGCTGCGATCTGGGGCAAGATTCGCGCCTATTGCGAGGAGATCCTCAGCAAGCACGAGAGCGCCATCGACTTCGACGCGCACAAACCCTTTGTGATGCTTGTGATCGGCGTCAATGGCGTGGGGAAGACCACCACGATTGGCAAGATTGCCAGCAAGCTCAAGCGTGAAGGCAAGAGCGTGATGCTTGTCGCCGGCGACACCTTCCGTGCCGCCGCGGTGGAGCAGCTCGACGTGTGGGCCAAACGCACCAACATCCCCATCCACCGCGGTGAGGACAACGCGGATCCGGCCTCGGTGATCTACGCCGGCATCGAGAAAGGCATCGCCGAGAACGCCGATGTCATCATCTGTGACACCGCAGGTCGACTGCACACGAAGGTCAATCTGCTCGACGAGTTGGGCAAGATCGGGCGCGTGACCGGTAAGGCGCTCGACGGTGCACCGCATGAGACCATTCTGGTGCTCGACGCCAACACCGGTCAGAACGCCATCCAGCAGGCCTCGATGTTCAAGGAGGCCTGCGACATCAGCGGTGTGGTGCTCACCAAGCTCGACGGCACGGCCAAGGGCGGGGTGATCCTCGGTATCTGCGATGAGCTTGATGCGCCGGTGCGCTACATCGGCATCGGGGAGGGCGTCGAGGATCTGCGCGCCTTTAACTCCAGCGAGTTTGTTGAAGCACTCTTTATGTGA
- the smc gene encoding chromosome segregation protein SMC produces MKLRRIEIVGFKSFRDRVTVDISDGMTCIVGPNGCGKSNVVDAIKWAMGDMSPKSLRGDSMQDVIFAGTEKHRPGGLAEVTLVFENTARVMEAAEEEQLDASGDAPEEVDTDKDVESPVEVQEPAVEAPLQGALAVDVEDESEEKEDTSAPGWITGDGLPRELRHVAEIAITRRLHRSGESEYLINKIPCRLMDIQNLLAGTGLGKQGYSIIEQGQIGFIVNAKPQQRRLIIEEASGITRYKGQRDRAERKLERTELNLQRTRDVLDEITKQLGTLERQARKAEEHQRFSEELRALEIALLLDKRRDAMARATDARRQLGEAKRTQHQSKIDFEAGEEQLRVARVDAHQAERRHADLTESFYKLDTRLNLTRSQLEHATDAISQAEERALTLADEKRSQEERREHLKIELLRVKEELESFVAQPEDDDEAVLRVQQELERLREERDGLTGRRDTALKELNETRSDANRVSDRLQWVGSQLGEMGARAEATGQALGAAREDVDDLTRALSRLTMDHARVAEEVEQLKRKSGDAQAGHAEAREALKEAEDDAREIASQLAVTRARVQSLEEMRERGEGYQEGVRRVLTWARDEGREDVLGPAGDFLAVPEGREAAYAAYLGDRLGDIVVKTRQAAFDALAMLASEDVGRVGCFVLPSPEDDPRGVLAGWLNGLELVDDLSLVPSGSDAGETRAWATARGDILFADGRVVGGGVGEQAETLLKQARDLEAGKAALANLIVADEEAQGSLEVAQEDLVIAEDEVESVREALQEAVHRARGLMQERDNEERERARATARVEKLQAELEEHEELHQGLQAELEVLKERQQEYIETLPGMERALRELMQQLNEVNTRVEARNAELTDEKVRVAQVRERRRHLEESAGRLRGAIGHAEGQIARFAREIEEQGERARDATMRVEELRKELADVERDHGIHRADVKKAKEVLEVVALAVQEQELRVRALRKALDEVQEALQALEVATREAELAMEHIDEQLAERFELTLAEAQPLVRDIALGPEERKSRAEFLRKRIERLGPVNPLAIEEFAETQERHRFQAEQQADLERSVADLRDVIARMDNESRKRFKETFEAVNAKFQEVFPRLFRGGRASLVLTDPTNMLETGVDIEVQPPGKKLQNVTLLSGGEKALTAVSLIFSIFMLKPTPFSVLDEVDAPLDEANVGRFAEMVRDLSTTSQMIVITHNRRTMEAPQMLYGVTMEDAGVSKIVSVRLSEVDEPMAS; encoded by the coding sequence ATGAAACTACGTCGAATTGAGATTGTGGGGTTTAAGTCGTTTCGCGATCGCGTCACCGTCGATATCAGCGACGGAATGACCTGCATCGTCGGGCCCAACGGCTGCGGAAAGAGCAACGTGGTCGATGCCATCAAATGGGCGATGGGTGATATGTCGCCCAAAAGTCTGCGTGGCGACTCGATGCAGGACGTGATCTTTGCCGGCACCGAGAAGCATCGCCCCGGGGGGCTGGCCGAGGTCACCCTGGTGTTCGAGAACACCGCGCGGGTGATGGAGGCGGCTGAAGAAGAGCAGCTCGACGCAAGCGGCGACGCCCCTGAAGAGGTCGACACAGATAAGGATGTCGAGTCGCCGGTCGAGGTTCAGGAGCCTGCCGTTGAGGCTCCCCTGCAGGGCGCACTTGCGGTCGACGTGGAGGATGAAAGCGAGGAGAAGGAGGATACGTCTGCGCCCGGTTGGATCACCGGCGACGGCCTGCCGCGCGAACTTCGTCACGTGGCTGAGATCGCCATCACCCGACGCCTGCATCGCAGCGGTGAGAGCGAGTACCTCATCAACAAGATCCCCTGTCGCCTGATGGACATTCAGAACCTGCTGGCGGGAACAGGCCTTGGAAAACAGGGCTATTCCATCATTGAGCAGGGCCAGATCGGCTTTATCGTCAACGCCAAACCTCAGCAGCGTCGCCTGATCATCGAGGAAGCCAGCGGCATCACCCGATATAAGGGCCAGCGCGACCGCGCGGAGCGCAAACTTGAGCGTACGGAGCTCAACCTCCAGCGCACCCGTGATGTGCTCGACGAGATCACCAAGCAACTCGGCACACTGGAGCGACAGGCCCGAAAGGCCGAGGAGCATCAGCGTTTTAGCGAAGAGCTGCGTGCCCTTGAGATCGCACTTCTGCTCGATAAGCGTCGTGACGCGATGGCCCGCGCCACCGACGCGCGACGCCAGCTCGGCGAAGCAAAGCGCACCCAGCATCAATCCAAAATTGATTTTGAGGCTGGCGAGGAGCAGCTGCGCGTTGCCCGCGTTGATGCCCACCAGGCAGAACGTCGTCATGCCGATCTGACCGAGTCCTTTTATAAGCTCGATACGCGCCTTAATCTGACGCGCTCACAGCTTGAACACGCGACTGACGCTATCTCCCAGGCCGAAGAGCGCGCGCTCACCCTGGCCGACGAAAAACGAAGCCAGGAGGAGCGACGCGAGCATCTCAAGATTGAGCTTTTGCGGGTTAAAGAAGAGCTTGAATCTTTTGTAGCCCAACCCGAAGACGATGATGAGGCGGTGCTGCGCGTGCAGCAGGAGCTGGAGCGTCTTCGGGAGGAGCGCGACGGGCTCACCGGCCGTCGCGATACCGCGCTGAAGGAACTCAACGAGACGCGCAGTGATGCCAATCGGGTCAGTGACCGTCTGCAATGGGTCGGCAGCCAGCTCGGCGAGATGGGCGCGCGTGCCGAGGCGACGGGGCAGGCGTTGGGTGCGGCGCGAGAGGATGTCGACGACCTGACTCGTGCGCTAAGCCGTCTGACCATGGACCACGCCCGGGTCGCCGAGGAGGTGGAGCAGCTCAAGCGCAAGAGCGGCGACGCCCAGGCAGGCCACGCCGAGGCGCGCGAAGCCCTGAAAGAAGCCGAAGATGATGCCCGCGAGATCGCCAGCCAACTCGCCGTCACCCGCGCTCGCGTGCAGAGTCTGGAGGAGATGCGCGAGCGCGGTGAGGGGTATCAGGAAGGTGTGCGTCGGGTGCTGACCTGGGCCCGGGACGAAGGGCGTGAGGATGTGTTGGGTCCGGCCGGAGACTTTCTGGCGGTGCCCGAGGGCAGGGAGGCCGCCTACGCCGCGTACCTGGGTGACCGCCTGGGCGATATCGTCGTGAAGACGCGACAGGCAGCGTTTGATGCGCTGGCGATGCTGGCAAGCGAAGACGTCGGCCGGGTCGGGTGTTTTGTGCTCCCGAGCCCTGAGGATGATCCGCGCGGGGTGCTTGCCGGGTGGCTCAACGGGCTGGAGCTCGTTGATGATCTTTCGCTTGTCCCCTCGGGGAGCGATGCCGGGGAGACCCGCGCCTGGGCAACCGCCCGGGGCGATATTCTCTTTGCCGACGGTCGGGTCGTGGGCGGTGGCGTGGGTGAGCAGGCCGAGACCTTGCTCAAGCAGGCCCGCGACCTGGAAGCCGGAAAGGCCGCACTTGCAAACCTCATCGTTGCTGACGAAGAAGCTCAAGGATCACTTGAGGTGGCTCAGGAGGACCTCGTCATCGCCGAAGACGAGGTAGAGTCGGTTCGCGAGGCGCTGCAGGAGGCTGTGCACCGTGCACGTGGCTTGATGCAGGAGCGTGACAACGAAGAGCGCGAGCGCGCCCGCGCCACCGCTCGCGTTGAAAAGTTGCAGGCGGAGCTTGAGGAGCACGAAGAACTCCATCAGGGACTTCAGGCAGAACTTGAGGTTTTGAAGGAGCGTCAGCAGGAGTACATCGAGACGCTTCCCGGTATGGAAAGGGCGTTGCGTGAGCTGATGCAGCAGCTCAACGAGGTCAACACCCGGGTGGAGGCGAGAAACGCCGAGCTCACCGACGAGAAGGTGCGTGTGGCTCAGGTGCGCGAGCGTCGCCGCCACCTCGAAGAGAGTGCCGGCCGCCTGCGAGGCGCCATCGGTCATGCCGAGGGGCAGATCGCCCGTTTTGCCCGCGAGATTGAAGAGCAGGGCGAGCGTGCGCGCGATGCTACCATGCGCGTTGAAGAGCTCAGGAAAGAGCTCGCCGATGTTGAGCGCGATCACGGCATCCATCGCGCTGACGTCAAAAAGGCTAAAGAAGTTCTTGAGGTTGTTGCGCTGGCGGTCCAGGAGCAGGAACTCAGGGTGCGCGCGCTGCGCAAGGCGCTTGATGAAGTTCAGGAGGCACTTCAGGCTCTGGAGGTCGCCACCCGCGAGGCCGAGCTCGCGATGGAACATATCGACGAGCAGCTCGCCGAGCGTTTTGAGCTTACGTTGGCCGAGGCGCAGCCGCTGGTGCGCGATATCGCGCTGGGGCCGGAGGAACGCAAGTCGCGCGCGGAGTTTTTACGTAAGCGCATCGAGAGGCTGGGACCGGTCAACCCGCTGGCTATCGAGGAGTTTGCCGAGACCCAGGAGCGCCATCGTTTTCAGGCCGAGCAGCAGGCCGACCTTGAGCGTTCGGTCGCCGACCTTCGGGACGTGATTGCGCGCATGGATAACGAAAGCCGCAAGCGTTTCAAAGAAACATTTGAGGCGGTTAACGCCAAGTTTCAGGAGGTCTTCCCGCGCCTCTTCCGAGGAGGACGAGCCAGTCTTGTGCTCACCGACCCGACCAACATGCTGGAGACCGGGGTGGATATCGAGGTGCAGCCGCCGGGTAAGAAGTTGCAGAACGTCACGCTGCTCTCCGGTGGTGAGAAGGCGCTTACGGCGGTGAGCCTGATCTTCTCGATCTTCATGCTCAAGCCCACGCCTTTCTCGGTGCTTGATGAGGTCGACGCGCCGCTCGATGAGGCCAACGTGGGTCGCTTTGCCGAGATGGTGCGCGATCTGAGCACGACCAGTCAGATGATCGTCATCACCCATAATCGCCGCACCATGGAAGCCCCCCAGATGCTTTACGGAGTAACGATGGAAGACGCCGGGGTCTCCAAGATCGTCTCGGTGCGTCTCTCGGAGGTCGACGAGCCGATGGCCTCCTGA
- a CDS encoding cytochrome P450: MSSPPDRSALQVPGPSGLTLALTLRDFARGPIPMIEGLQERFGDVSRFRFAGNTMWQFGDPELIEVVMLRKAGDFIKDQITHELDDLVGQGLLTSDGELWRRQRKLAAPTLQRRHIQAYAEAMVRLTRAMIETWGDQADRKFHHDSMELTLRIVVKTLFNLEMEHEIDRIGRAVEDGMDAFHERVHTMWRFIKTYVDPPLQPVHERAVETLDDVLGDLIRERQRDQSPGDDLLLRLIQARDDEGHAMSDRQLRDEAMTIFLAGHETTALAITYALYLLANHPGAQQRVHDELDHRGGALGANAANDLPYLKGVAQEALRLYPPAWIVGREAAVDVRVGPWHVEKGDQVMIPTFVVHRNERFFDDPLRFMPSRWLDGLEKRLPRFAYLPFGGGPRVCIGNHFAMMELVLVLATILERYRVEDLSESVVGLDPSVTLRPKGDVPLRFIRRW; the protein is encoded by the coding sequence ATGTCCTCTCCCCCTGATCGCTCTGCTCTTCAGGTTCCTGGCCCCAGTGGACTGACGTTGGCCCTGACGTTGCGAGATTTTGCTCGCGGTCCCATTCCGATGATCGAGGGGCTTCAGGAGCGCTTCGGCGACGTCTCTCGCTTTCGTTTCGCCGGCAACACCATGTGGCAGTTCGGCGATCCGGAACTCATCGAAGTGGTGATGCTGCGAAAGGCCGGTGACTTCATCAAGGATCAGATCACGCACGAGCTCGATGATCTTGTCGGCCAGGGCTTGCTCACCAGTGACGGGGAGCTCTGGCGCCGGCAACGAAAACTCGCCGCGCCTACGCTTCAACGTCGTCACATCCAGGCCTACGCCGAGGCGATGGTGCGCCTTACGCGTGCGATGATCGAGACGTGGGGCGATCAGGCCGACCGCAAGTTCCATCACGACAGTATGGAGTTGACGCTGCGTATCGTGGTCAAAACCCTCTTCAATCTGGAGATGGAGCACGAGATCGACCGTATCGGCCGAGCTGTTGAAGACGGGATGGACGCTTTTCATGAGCGCGTCCATACGATGTGGCGCTTTATCAAAACTTACGTCGATCCCCCGCTGCAGCCGGTTCATGAGCGAGCGGTGGAGACGCTCGACGACGTGCTCGGGGATTTGATTCGTGAGCGTCAGCGGGACCAGAGCCCGGGCGATGACCTTTTGCTTCGCCTGATTCAGGCTCGCGATGATGAGGGCCATGCCATGAGCGATCGTCAGCTTCGCGATGAGGCGATGACGATCTTTCTGGCAGGCCATGAGACCACGGCACTGGCGATCACCTACGCGCTCTACCTGCTGGCCAACCACCCGGGCGCGCAACAACGCGTCCACGATGAGCTCGATCACCGGGGCGGCGCTCTCGGTGCCAACGCGGCCAATGACCTCCCCTACCTCAAGGGCGTCGCTCAGGAGGCATTGCGCCTCTACCCGCCGGCCTGGATCGTGGGGCGCGAGGCCGCCGTCGATGTGAGGGTCGGCCCCTGGCACGTCGAGAAGGGCGATCAGGTCATGATTCCCACCTTTGTCGTGCACCGAAACGAGCGCTTCTTCGATGATCCCCTGCGTTTTATGCCCTCGCGCTGGCTTGATGGGCTGGAGAAGCGCTTGCCCCGCTTTGCTTACTTACCTTTCGGCGGTGGGCCGCGAGTCTGCATCGGCAATCATTTTGCGATGATGGAGCTGGTGCTCGTGCTCGCCACCATCCTTGAGCGCTACCGCGTCGAGGATCTTTCGGAGTCCGTGGTGGGGCTCGACCCTTCCGTGACGCTTCGTCCGAAGGGGGATGTGCCGCTTCGTTTTATTCGGAGGTGGTAA
- a CDS encoding asparagine synthetase B family protein, whose translation MTDLYLGPGCRAVLPGDAAQLDAQIWMRPSPIWEHRLIHVRDWRAVIVGERCALEACWDDVMAALGRGHTNALANIPGVHSGIFWHEGAHASIWWRDRFGRIPWQHRTRPALAASTDPEVIGALSRRDELNPLRVSDFLAGGHANDRADFALNVERLRPGEVARIRSHGAIALGSWWRARADALASAPPSPQRRAEVASMLHRHLERGARVLSEPGSWLALSGGLDSATLLGLSPHPSRTRTLTLDLDPGERQRAGALARSLGARWEPISIEARWPLRHPSHHLSAAGWGPHAHPDLGWFFEALCELRARLDEPLSTLVTGHGADDALWIPPRVWLSDRVEHRATVDLLDAARHLGAAPLAGAALGALTDRLGLRAYREHYRPIAPVSPSWLRALPYASPATLEPVALRFSRFRAARLHTWNWEMIMRSLARIARQANLRLLTPFLDARVWDLSLELTPAELVEGGRQKAPLRRLGQRLPTQVRRRPKRGSFDVLVERGLADKELNRALRLMVDSQLARHRMIDEANFHNALADYLARPVPGPPWRGSWEIWRTLAAELWLQNHRRWVAANST comes from the coding sequence TTGACAGACCTCTACCTGGGCCCGGGCTGCCGCGCTGTGCTCCCCGGCGATGCCGCACAGCTCGATGCGCAGATCTGGATGCGCCCTTCACCGATCTGGGAGCACCGACTGATTCATGTCCGAGACTGGCGCGCGGTGATCGTGGGAGAGCGCTGCGCGCTTGAGGCCTGCTGGGACGATGTCATGGCAGCGCTTGGACGGGGCCACACCAACGCTCTCGCGAACATCCCGGGGGTACACAGCGGGATCTTCTGGCATGAGGGTGCGCACGCATCGATCTGGTGGCGCGATCGTTTCGGGCGCATTCCCTGGCAACATCGCACCCGGCCGGCCCTTGCAGCCAGCACCGATCCCGAGGTCATCGGAGCGCTGAGTCGTAGGGATGAGCTAAACCCGCTGCGAGTAAGTGACTTCCTGGCCGGCGGGCATGCCAACGATCGCGCAGATTTCGCGCTGAACGTTGAGCGCCTCCGTCCCGGAGAAGTTGCCCGGATCAGAAGTCATGGCGCCATCGCGCTGGGCAGCTGGTGGCGCGCGCGCGCCGATGCGCTGGCGAGCGCGCCACCCTCGCCGCAACGCCGTGCGGAGGTGGCCAGCATGCTGCACAGGCACCTTGAGCGCGGTGCTCGCGTGCTCTCAGAGCCCGGCAGCTGGCTTGCACTCAGCGGTGGGCTGGACTCTGCCACCCTGCTGGGCTTAAGCCCGCACCCATCGAGAACCCGTACTCTGACCCTGGATCTTGACCCGGGGGAGCGCCAGCGCGCCGGGGCGCTCGCCAGGTCCCTGGGTGCGCGCTGGGAGCCAATTTCCATTGAAGCTCGCTGGCCCCTTCGACACCCCTCCCATCACCTGAGCGCGGCCGGCTGGGGGCCGCATGCCCACCCCGACCTCGGGTGGTTCTTCGAGGCGCTCTGCGAACTTCGCGCGCGGCTTGATGAGCCTCTCTCCACCCTGGTCACAGGCCACGGCGCCGACGATGCCCTGTGGATCCCGCCTCGGGTCTGGCTCAGTGACCGCGTTGAGCACCGTGCCACCGTTGATCTTCTCGACGCCGCCCGTCACCTCGGTGCGGCCCCCCTGGCCGGCGCCGCCCTGGGGGCGCTCACCGACCGCCTGGGGCTACGCGCGTACCGCGAGCACTACCGCCCCATCGCCCCTGTCTCACCGTCCTGGCTTCGCGCCCTGCCCTACGCCTCCCCGGCGACTCTCGAACCGGTCGCACTCAGGTTTTCGCGCTTTCGAGCCGCCCGACTGCATACCTGGAACTGGGAGATGATCATGCGCAGCCTGGCCCGCATCGCTCGCCAGGCCAACCTGCGCCTGCTGACTCCTTTCCTTGATGCCCGGGTATGGGACTTATCTTTAGAACTAACCCCTGCCGAGTTGGTCGAGGGGGGACGCCAGAAAGCACCGCTTCGCCGCCTCGGTCAACGCCTGCCCACGCAGGTTAGGCGGCGTCCAAAACGCGGAAGTTTCGACGTGCTCGTCGAGCGCGGGCTGGCCGATAAGGAGCTCAACCGTGCGCTGCGTCTGATGGTCGACTCGCAGCTCGCCAGACACCGGATGATCGATGAAGCCAACTTCCACAACGCCCTGGCCGACTATCTGGCGCGACCCGTCCCGGGACCGCCCTGGCGCGGATCCTGGGAGATCTGGCGAACTCTGGCAGCCGAACTCTGGCTTCAAAACCACCGCCGGTGGGTCGCAGCCAATTCCACCTGA